The following are encoded together in the Hoplias malabaricus isolate fHopMal1 chromosome 3, fHopMal1.hap1, whole genome shotgun sequence genome:
- the rhoca gene encoding LOW QUALITY PROTEIN: ras homolog family member Ca (The sequence of the model RefSeq protein was modified relative to this genomic sequence to represent the inferred CDS: deleted 1 base in 1 codon), with product MSKGHGSHKEKTSDCGRWSMWKDMSAHVFSKDQFPEVYVPTVFENYIADIEVDGKQVELALWDTAGQEDYDRLRPLSYPDTDVILMCFSIDSPDSLENIPEKWTPEVKHFCPNVPIILVGNKKDLRNDDHTRKELAKMKQEPVKPEEGRDMANRISAFGYLECSAKTKEGVREVFEMATRAALQVRKRKKRSGCLIL from the exons ATGAGCAAAGG GCATGGCAGCCATAAGGAAAAAACTAGTGATTGTGGGAGATGGAGCATGTGGAAAGACATGTCTGCTCAT GTGTTTAGTAAAGATCAGTTCCCTGAAGTTTACGTACCCACTGTGTTTGAGAACTATATTGCCGACATTGAGGTGGATGGCAAACAG GTGGAGTTGGCACTGTGGGACACAGCGGGTCAGGAAGATTATGACCGTTTGAGACCACTCTCCTACCCAGACACAGACGTCATCCTTATGTGCTTCTCCATTGACAGCCCTGACAGTTTAG AAAACATCCCAGAAAAGTGGACTCCAGAGGTGAAACATTTCTGTCCCAATGTTCCTATTATTTTGGTGGGAAATAAAAAGGACCTGCGGAATGACGATCACACGCGGAAAGAGCTGGCTAAGATGAAGCAG GAGCCTGTTAAACCAGAAGAAGGCCGGGACATGGCTAACCGTATCAGCGCATTTGGCTACCTGGAGTGCTCCGCCAAGACCAAGGAGGGTGTCAGGGAAGTGTTTGAAATGGCAACAAGGGCAGCACTGCAAGTCCggaagagaaagaagaggagTGGATGTTTGATCCTGTGA
- the ppm1j gene encoding protein phosphatase 1H isoform X1, with translation MPAMISKVKNAMSSLVGGILPHGHHHHHHHHHHHHHPQAAQEQADALPPRFPYGRPDFLELTAELLQYSSEHGSRPVITPRRDSVLPWRTGYAEVINAGKSMLNEDQASCEVLYIKKLSGKQQRASMLLDDTGDTTGIPLHFWGVFDGHAGSGAALMASKTLHRLIRERLCEVAHLLENQESPPPICLTKNGSPYQADPKKGACLDAEDQDAAIDRFHMEKVVSLESLVMGIIENAFRQMDDLIEKEKASYSISGGCCALTAVHLLGKIYVANAGDSRAIIVRNDEVIPMSNEFTPESERQRLQYLGFLKPELLGNEFTHIEFPRRIQHKELGKKMLFRDHTMTGWAYKTIVEDDLKFPLIYGEGKKARVMATIGVTRGLGDHDLKVYNSNIHIKPFLSCCPEVKVYNISEHNHSPNDVLVMGTDGLWDVTSDREVADAVTNFLSCCEPNDPMRYTLAAQDLLMRSRGVLKERGWRLPNDRLGSGDDITVFVIPLAEAKSET, from the exons ATGCCCGCGATGATCAGCAAGGTGAAGAACGCCATGTCCTCGCTGGTGGGCGGCATTCTTCCTCACggccaccatcaccaccatcatcaccaccaccatcaccaccacccgCAGGCGGCGCAGGAGCAGGCGGACGCGCTGCCGCCTCGCTTCCCCTACGGCCGTCCGGACTTCCTTGAGCTGACCGCGGAGCTGCTGCAGTACTCGAGCGAGCACGGCTCCCGCCCCGTCATCACCCCACGGAGAGACAGCGTGCTGCCCTGGAGGACCGGATATGCCGA ggttaTAAATGCAGGGAAGAGTATGCTGAATGAGGATCAGGCCTCATGTGAGGTGCTGTATATTAAGAAGCTCAGTGGTAAACAGCAGCGTGCCTCCATGCTATTAGATGACACTGGG GACACCACAGGGATCCCCCTGCACTTCTGGGGTGTTTTTGATGGTCATGCTGGCTCTGGAGCTGCTCTAATGGCTTCTAAAACACTCCATCGCCTCATTCGTGAAAGGTTGTGTGAAGTTGCTCATCTTCTGGAGAACCAGGAAAGTCCCCCACCCATCTGCCTCACTAAGAATGGCAGCCCATACCAGGCTGACCCGAAGAAAGGAGCATGTCTGGATGCAGAAGACCAGGACGCAGCTATTGACCGGTTCCACATGGAGAAGGTGGTCAGTCTAGAGAGCCTGGTGATGGGCATCATAGAGAACGCTTTCAGACAGATG GATGACCTcattgagaaagagaaagcatcTTACAGTATTTCCGGGGGATGTTGTGCCTTGACTGCTGTGCATTTGTTGGGGAAAATCTATGTAGCGAATGCTGGAGACAGCAG AGCCATAATTGTCCGCAATGATGAGGTCATTCCCATGTCCAATGAGTTCACGCCAGAGAGCGAGAGGCAGCGGCTACAGTATCTG GGCTTCCTTAAACCAGAACTGCTTGGGAATGAGTTCACGCACATTGAGTTCCCCAGACGCATTCAACACAAGGAGCTGGGCAAGAAAATGCTCTTCAGAGACCACACAATGACTGGGTG GGCATATAAGACAATTGTGGAAGATGACCTTAAGTTCCCTCTCATTTATGGAGAGGGGAAAAAG GCTCGAGTCATGGCCACCATTGGAGTAACGCGTGGATTGGGTGATCATGACCTGAAAGTGTACAACTCAAACATTCACATCAAACCCTTTCTTTCCTGCTGTCCAGAG GTGAAAGTATACAACATTTCAGAGCACAACCACAGTCCTAATGATGTCCTTGTTATGGGCACTGATGGACTATGGGATGTCACTTCTGACAGAGAAGTAGCTGATGCAGTAACAAACTTTTTGTCCTGCTGTGAGCCTAATGACCCAATGCG GTATACTTTGGCAGCTCAGGACCTCCTGATGAGATCACGCGGTGTTCTGAAGGAGAGGGGTTGGCGATTGCCCAATGACAGACTGGGCTCAGGTGATGAcatcactgtgtttgtgataCCTTTGGCTGAAGCCAAGTCAGAGACATGA
- the ppm1j gene encoding protein phosphatase 1H isoform X2 — translation MIYRDILPLPVEKMANTCRVINAGKSMLNEDQASCEVLYIKKLSGKQQRASMLLDDTGDTTGIPLHFWGVFDGHAGSGAALMASKTLHRLIRERLCEVAHLLENQESPPPICLTKNGSPYQADPKKGACLDAEDQDAAIDRFHMEKVVSLESLVMGIIENAFRQMDDLIEKEKASYSISGGCCALTAVHLLGKIYVANAGDSRAIIVRNDEVIPMSNEFTPESERQRLQYLGFLKPELLGNEFTHIEFPRRIQHKELGKKMLFRDHTMTGWAYKTIVEDDLKFPLIYGEGKKARVMATIGVTRGLGDHDLKVYNSNIHIKPFLSCCPEVKVYNISEHNHSPNDVLVMGTDGLWDVTSDREVADAVTNFLSCCEPNDPMRYTLAAQDLLMRSRGVLKERGWRLPNDRLGSGDDITVFVIPLAEAKSET, via the exons ggttaTAAATGCAGGGAAGAGTATGCTGAATGAGGATCAGGCCTCATGTGAGGTGCTGTATATTAAGAAGCTCAGTGGTAAACAGCAGCGTGCCTCCATGCTATTAGATGACACTGGG GACACCACAGGGATCCCCCTGCACTTCTGGGGTGTTTTTGATGGTCATGCTGGCTCTGGAGCTGCTCTAATGGCTTCTAAAACACTCCATCGCCTCATTCGTGAAAGGTTGTGTGAAGTTGCTCATCTTCTGGAGAACCAGGAAAGTCCCCCACCCATCTGCCTCACTAAGAATGGCAGCCCATACCAGGCTGACCCGAAGAAAGGAGCATGTCTGGATGCAGAAGACCAGGACGCAGCTATTGACCGGTTCCACATGGAGAAGGTGGTCAGTCTAGAGAGCCTGGTGATGGGCATCATAGAGAACGCTTTCAGACAGATG GATGACCTcattgagaaagagaaagcatcTTACAGTATTTCCGGGGGATGTTGTGCCTTGACTGCTGTGCATTTGTTGGGGAAAATCTATGTAGCGAATGCTGGAGACAGCAG AGCCATAATTGTCCGCAATGATGAGGTCATTCCCATGTCCAATGAGTTCACGCCAGAGAGCGAGAGGCAGCGGCTACAGTATCTG GGCTTCCTTAAACCAGAACTGCTTGGGAATGAGTTCACGCACATTGAGTTCCCCAGACGCATTCAACACAAGGAGCTGGGCAAGAAAATGCTCTTCAGAGACCACACAATGACTGGGTG GGCATATAAGACAATTGTGGAAGATGACCTTAAGTTCCCTCTCATTTATGGAGAGGGGAAAAAG GCTCGAGTCATGGCCACCATTGGAGTAACGCGTGGATTGGGTGATCATGACCTGAAAGTGTACAACTCAAACATTCACATCAAACCCTTTCTTTCCTGCTGTCCAGAG GTGAAAGTATACAACATTTCAGAGCACAACCACAGTCCTAATGATGTCCTTGTTATGGGCACTGATGGACTATGGGATGTCACTTCTGACAGAGAAGTAGCTGATGCAGTAACAAACTTTTTGTCCTGCTGTGAGCCTAATGACCCAATGCG GTATACTTTGGCAGCTCAGGACCTCCTGATGAGATCACGCGGTGTTCTGAAGGAGAGGGGTTGGCGATTGCCCAATGACAGACTGGGCTCAGGTGATGAcatcactgtgtttgtgataCCTTTGGCTGAAGCCAAGTCAGAGACATGA